One genomic region from Entelurus aequoreus isolate RoL-2023_Sb linkage group LG14, RoL_Eaeq_v1.1, whole genome shotgun sequence encodes:
- the slitrk5b gene encoding SLIT and NTRK-like protein 5, producing the protein MSSDAGKMHLWIWCVLLGAASVCTVGMSYGGGLCERLCACEEREGVLTVSCENRGIGSISEITPPNFPQYHLLLTGNVLKRLAANNFVDYRGLTILHLGNNEISLIEAGAFTGLQGLKRLHLNNNKIDALKEELFWGLESLEYLQLDYNYVTQVAPNALGRLRHLEVLILNDNLISALPTNIFQHLPLTHLDLRGNQLKVLPYSGLLEHMNGVVELQLEENPWNCSCDLIALKTWLESISYMALVGDVVCEFPFRLHGRDLDEVSKQELCPRRAIAEYEMPPLPHLNTEAYYRSTPAISTASLTSSGIARSSSRPTKGPRQSGKLKSRPTARLAAKKPQNYGQIISYQTKSPVPLDCPSACTCNLQISDLGLNVNCQERKIEHISDLDPKPYNPKKMYLTGNYIPVVRRTDFIEATGLDLLHLGNNRIAQIHDKAFADLTHLRRLYLNGNLIDHLTEDMFYGLESLQFLYLEYNVIKGVAADTFQHVPKLQLLFLNNNLLKTLPVGTFSGLTLARLNLRSNHLRYLPISGVIDQLTGLVQVDLYENPWDCSCRILDLKMWLEQLSTGTVVNNVICGSPKKLAGEDMRYIKTTNFCPNNSAPLVSVIPPSEESFPGSTITIETPLDSDTQYGAIPLSVMILALVLMFIVSVFVAAGLFVTMRKKHQKSQNEHNNSMNTCISSLNMEYGLYKKGTIPKVRTSAGHVYEYIPPPLEQTCRTTGQASADSKSVEGFRDFDELSGPFLGNSDEEAASNAIGSEYSTTTPEPLNKPSTPHRDDPSYYREVLNQDQNPRYSNTLPCRHTTRPSSQYTSDFNGRHQYVPPDRVQQTILYCTAPSTVYVEPNRSEYWELKAKLHIDPDYLEVLEKRTTFTQF; encoded by the coding sequence ATGAGCTCGGACGCCGGGAAAATGCATCTCTGGATCTGGTGTGTGTTGCTGGGCGCAGCCTCGGTGTGCACAGTCGGGATGTCTTACGGAGGAGGACTCTGTGAAAGGCTGTGTGCATGTGAGGAGAGAGAGGGGGTACTCACAGTGAGCTGTGAAAACAGGGGAATTGGGAGTATCTCTGAAATAACCCCGCCAAACTTCCCACAGTATCATCTGCTGCTCACTGGGAACGTTTTAAAGAGGCTTGCTGCTAATAACTTTGTCGACTATCGAGGACTCACCATATTACATCTGGGGAATAATGAGATATCGCTGATTGAAGCGGGAGCTTTTACGGGACTTCAGGGATTAAAGCGATTACATCTCAACAATAACAAAATTGATGCCTTGAAGGAGGAGCTTTTCTGGGGCCTTGAAAGTCTGGAGTATCTGCAACTTGATTATAATTACGTCACCCAAGTGGCGCCCAATGCCCTCGGCAGGCTTCGGCACCTGGAGGTGTTGATTCTCAATGACAACTTGATATCTGCACTGCCTACGAACATCTTCCAGCACTTGCCGCTGACTCATCTGGACTTGAGGGGGAACCAGCTGAAAGTGCTGCCTTACTCGGGTCTGCTGGAGCACATGAACGGCGTGGTGGAGCTGCAGCTGGAGGAGAATCCGTGGAACTGCTCCTGCGACCTGATCGCCCTCAAGACATGGCTAGAGAGCATATCGTACATGGCGTTGGTCGGAGACGTGGTTTGCGAGTTCCCCTTCCGCCTCCACGGGAGGGATCTTGACGAGGTCTCAAAACAGGAGCTGTGCCCGAGGAGAGCCATCGCCGAGTATGAGATGCCGCCGCTGCCGCATTTGAACACAGAAGCCTACTACAGGAGCACGCCGGCCATTTCCACGGCCTCCTTAACTTCATCTGGTATTGCAAGGTCATCGTCCAGACCGACCAAGGGACCTCGGCAGTCAGGTAAATTAAAATCAAGACCCACTGCTCGCCTGGCTGCAAAAAAACCTCAGAATTACGGCCAAATTATTTCATATCAAACCAAATCCCCCGTGCCTTTGGACTGCCCGTCTGCCTGCACCTGCAACCTGCAGATTTCAGACCTCGGCCTGAACGTGAACTGCCAGGAACGAAAGATTGAGCACATTTCCGATTTAGACCCCAAACCTTACAATCCTAAAAAGATGTATCTCACAGGGAATTATATCCCTGTGGTGCGGAGAACGGATTTCATTGAGGCAACCGGATTAGATTTGCTTCATCTAGGGAACAATCGGATAGCTCAAATCCACGACAAAGCTTTTGCTGATTTGACTCATCTCAGGAGACTCTACCTTAATGGGAATTTGATAGACCATCTTACAGAGGATATGTTCTATGGACTAGAGAGCCTACAGTTCTTGTATTTAGAATACAACGTCATTAAAGGGGTCGCAGCGGACACATTCCAACACGTCCCCAAACTGCAGCTTTTGTTTTTGAACAACAACCTCTTGAAAACTTTACCCGTGGGAACATTTAGCGGCCTCACGTTGGCGAGGCTCAATCTTCGCAGCAACCATCTGCGTTACCTGCCCATCAGCGGTGTGATCGATCAGCTGACGGGATTGGTGCAGGTGGATTTGTATGAGAACCCCTGGGATTGCTCGTGTAGGATTCTAGACTTGAAGATGTGGCTGGAGCAGCTAAGCACGGGCACTGTCGTAAACAACGTCATCTGCGGCTCACCGAAAAAGCTCGCCGGGGAAGATATGCGCTACATAAAGACAACTAATTTCTGCCCTAATAACTCGGCTCCACTGGTGTCCGTAATCCCACCCTCAGAGGAATCGTTTCCTGGCAGCACAATTACAATTGAAACGCCATTGGACTCTGACACTCAATACGGAGCAATCCCTTTATCTGTGATGATCCTTGCCCTCGTGCTCATGTTCATTGTATCTGTCTTCGTGGCAGCAGGATTGTTTGTAACAATGAGGAAGAAACACCAAAAGAGTCAAAATGAGCACAACAATTCCATGAATACTTGCATCAGCTCTCTCAACATGGAGTATGGTTTGTACAAAAAAGGAACAATCCCAAAGGTCAGGACATCAGCTGGACATGTGTACGAGTATATTCCGCCACCCTTGGAGCAAACTTGCAGAACCACAGGCCAAGCATCCGCAGATAGCAAATCAGTGGAGGGATTTCGGGATTTCGATGAGCTGAGCGGCCCCTTTCTGGGCAACTCTGACGAAGAAGCAGCCAGTAACGCAATAGGCTCAGAATACAGCACCACCACTCCCGAGCCTCTCAATAAGCCCTCCACGCCACACCGAGATGATCCGTCTTACTACAGAGAAGTACTCAATCAGGACCAGAACCCACGCTACAGCAATACGCTACCATGCAGGCACACGACGCGTCCGTCCAGCCAGTACACATCAGACTTTAACGGAAGGCATCAGTACGTGCCTCCCGACAGAGTACAACAGACAATACTCTACTGTACAGCACCAAGTACTGTTTATGTGGAGCCTAACAGGAGTGAGTATTGGGAACTGAAAGCTAAGCTTCACATTGATCCGGATTACCTTGAGGTGCTGGAGAAAAGAACAACATTCACACAGTTTTAA